In Populus alba chromosome 1, ASM523922v2, whole genome shotgun sequence, a single window of DNA contains:
- the LOC118045661 gene encoding E3 UFM1-protein ligase 1 homolog isoform X1, which translates to MDAELLELAKQFESAQQAKSSIRLSERNVVELVQKLHELHIIDFDLLHTVSGKEYITPEQLRHEMVLEIKKLGRVSLIDLADITGVDLYHVENQAQRVVSDDPSGLMLIQGEIISQSYWDSVAEEINERLQECSQISLAEIAANLNVGSELVASMLEARLGTLVKGRLEGGQLYTPAYVTRVSAMVRGAARGVTVPTNLSFLWGTLQQLLQAMDGAGGVATESSFFQSLFNGLAKEGEILGSLRAGVHWTPTVFATAQRECVDSFFSQNSFISYDTLQKLGISQPVQFLQSRYAEGIPLVTAFAHPSMIEMLDAAVEDAIDRSSWIDSLSVLPTSFGSQDASKILSHCNSVQSALKGNKGMILGDSYVFSNGFIKDVYGRMEKELEVFRLSGSSGVILSDDFHLVMEAKTRTDSGRSGEVNEKKKKKGKSSGARTEILIDDEEIIPLKSKKNQRKGKEASLVLSDTKKGTKKDLARTQEDDLNIPSDDWIMQKILTLVPDFEEQADLAGLEDPQTILGPLANYMRPMLISSLKEKRKTLFSENSGKMKHLLDNLQKKLDEAFLNMQLYEKALDLFEDDQSTSAVLHRHLLRTMAASIGDMLFHNLDMHNKLKNGINVEESPNSESITLGSAERTALAKSFPGSLSKKALAVVEALEGKRVEAFMTSLRELAEESGLLLKKLDKKLERTLLHSYRKDLTAQVSAETDPVLLLPKVVSLLYIQVRNKALQAPGRAISVAVSRLKDKLDDSAFKILTEYQTAAVTLLSLLSASTGDEEDCTSDRILSKRELLGNLMPALKGLVLGTAQS; encoded by the exons ATGGACGCAGAATTGTTAGAATTGGCGAAACAATTTGAGTCCGCGCAGCAAGCAAAATCGAGCATCCGATTATCTGAAAGAAACGTCGTCGAATTAGTCCAAAAACTCCACGAGCTTCACATCATCGATTTCGACCTTCTCCACACTGTCTCCGGCAAAGAATACATCACTCCT gagCAATTGAGGCATGAAATGGTGTTGGAGATCAAGAAATTAGGGCGTGTTTCCTTGATAGATCTTGCGGATATTACTGGTGTTGATTTATATCATGTCGAGAACCAAGCTCAACGAGTCGTTTCGGATGACCCGAGCGGGCTGATGTTGATTCAAGGAGAAATTATTTCGCAGTCTTATTGGGACAGTGTTGCTGAAGAAATCAATGAGAGGCTTCAAGAATGCAGTCAAATTTCATTGGCGGAAATCGCAGCTAACTTGAATGTTGGCTCTGAACTTGTGGCTTCCATGTTGGAAGCTCGCCTCGGAACTCTG GTGAAAGGTAGGCTTGAAGGTGGACAATTGTATACACCAGCTTATGTTACTCGTGTTAGCGCCATGGTTCGTGGTGCTGCGAGGGGTGTTACAGTTCCTACAAATTTGTCTTTTTTGTGGGGAACCCTGCAGCAGTTGTTGCAAGCAATGGATGGAGCTGGTGGTGTGGCTACTGAAAGTTCATTTTTCCAATCCTTATTTAATGGGCTGGCGAAGGAAGGGGAGATTCTTGGATCACTTCGAGCAGGAGTTCATTGGACTCCAACT GTGTTTGCCACTGCTCAAAGGGAGTGTGtagattctttcttttctcag AATTCTTTTATCAGCTATGATACCCTGCAAAAGCTTGGAATTTCCCAGCCTGTTCAGTTCTTGCAG TCCAGATATGCTGAAGGTATACCTCTGGTAACTGCATTTGCTCATCCCTCCATGATTGAGATGTTGGATGCTGCTGTTGAGGATGCTATTGACCGTAGTAGCTG GATTGATTCCCTTTCTGTATTACCCACTTCTTTTGGATCCCAAGATGCTTCGAAGATTTTGTCGCATTGTAATTCTGTTCAGTCAGCACTCAAG GGTAATAAAGGAATGATCCTGGGGGATTCATATGTATTTAGCAATGGTTTTATCAAG GATGTTTATGGTCGGATGGAGAAAGAGCTGGAGGTCTTTAGGCTCTCAGGTTCCTCTGGTGTTATACTGAGTGATGACTTTCATTTGGTCATGGAAGCTAAAACTAGAACTGATTCCGGCCGGTCTGGTGAAGtaaatgagaaaaagaagaaaaaggggaaATCATCTGGAGCAAGAACTGAAATCCTTATAGATGATGAGGAAATTATTCCTTTGAAATCTAAGAAAAACCAAAGGAAAGGCAAGGAGGCATCTTTAGTCCTTTCTGATACAAAAAAGGGAACTAAGAAAGATTTAGCTAGAACGCAAGAGGATGATCTTAACATTCCTTCTGATGATTGGATAATGCAAAAGATCCTGACTCTGGTTCCTGATTTTGAAGAGCAAG CTGATCTGGCAGGTTTGGAAGATCCACAGACAATTCTTGGACCTTTAGCTAACTATATGAGACCTATGTTAATTAGTTCCttaaaggagaaaagaaagacattattttcagaaaattCTGGGAAAATGAAGCACCTGCTTGATAATTTACAAAAGAAGCTTGATGAG GCTTTCTTAAATATGCAACTGTATGAAAAGGCACTAGATTTATTTGAGGATGACCAATCAACCTCT GCTGTCTTGCACAGGCATTTGTTAAGAACAATGGCTGCTTCTATTGGAGATATGCTTTTTCATAACCTG GACATGCACAACAAATTGAAGAACGGAATTAATGTTGAAGAGTCTCCAAATTCAGAATCTATCACGCTTGGTTCTGCAGAAAGAACTGCTCTT GCAAAAAGCTTTCCAGGATCCCTTTCAAAAAAGGCTCTTGCAGTAGTTGAAGCTTTGGAAGGGAAG CGGGTGGAAGCTTTCATGACTTCACTAAGAGAGCTGGCAGAGGAGAG TGGGTTGCTCTTGAAAAAGCTTGACAAGAAATTGGAAAGAACTCTTCTGCACTCATACCGCAAG GATTTGACAGCTCAAGTTTCTGCTGAAACTGATCCAGTTCTTCTTCTGCCTAAAGTTGTTTCCCTGCTTTATATTCAG GTTCGCAATAAAGCTCTTCAGGCCCCCGGAAGGGCCATTTCTGTAGCTGTTTCTCGATTGAAG GACAAACTAGATGATTCAGCATTCAAGATCCTGACAGAATATCAAACTGCTGCAGTAACACTTCTATCGCTTTTATCTGCTTCAACTGGTGAT GAAGAAGACTGTACATCTGACAGGATTTTAAGTAAAAGGGAGCTTCTGGGGAACTTGATGCCAGCATTGAAAGGCCTAGTTTTGGGAACCGCTCAATCTTGA
- the LOC118045661 gene encoding E3 UFM1-protein ligase 1 homolog isoform X2 gives MDAELLELAKQFESAQQAKSSIRLSERNVVELVQKLHELHIIDFDLLHTVSGKEYITPEQLRHEMVLEIKKLGRVSLIDLADITGVDLYHVENQAQRVVSDDPSGLMLIQGEIISQSYWDSVAEEINERLQECSQISLAEIAANLNVGSELVASMLEARLGTLVKGRLEGGQLYTPAYVTRVSAMVRGAARGVTVPTNLSFLWGTLQQLLQAMDGAGGVATESSFFQSLFNGLAKEGEILGSLRAGVHWTPTVFATAQRECVDSFFSQNSFISYDTLQKLGISQPVQFLQSRYAEGIPLVTAFAHPSMIEMLDAAVEDAIDRSSWIDSLSVLPTSFGSQDASKILSHCNSVQSALKGNKGMILGDSYVFSNGFIKDVYGRMEKELEVFRLSGSSGVILSDDFHLVMEAKTRTDSGRSGEVNEKKKKKGKSSGARTEILIDDEEIIPLKSKKNQRKGKEASLVLSDTKKGTKKDLARTQEDDLNIPSDDWIMQKILTLVPDFEEQGLEDPQTILGPLANYMRPMLISSLKEKRKTLFSENSGKMKHLLDNLQKKLDEAFLNMQLYEKALDLFEDDQSTSAVLHRHLLRTMAASIGDMLFHNLDMHNKLKNGINVEESPNSESITLGSAERTALAKSFPGSLSKKALAVVEALEGKRVEAFMTSLRELAEESGLLLKKLDKKLERTLLHSYRKDLTAQVSAETDPVLLLPKVVSLLYIQVRNKALQAPGRAISVAVSRLKDKLDDSAFKILTEYQTAAVTLLSLLSASTGDEEDCTSDRILSKRELLGNLMPALKGLVLGTAQS, from the exons ATGGACGCAGAATTGTTAGAATTGGCGAAACAATTTGAGTCCGCGCAGCAAGCAAAATCGAGCATCCGATTATCTGAAAGAAACGTCGTCGAATTAGTCCAAAAACTCCACGAGCTTCACATCATCGATTTCGACCTTCTCCACACTGTCTCCGGCAAAGAATACATCACTCCT gagCAATTGAGGCATGAAATGGTGTTGGAGATCAAGAAATTAGGGCGTGTTTCCTTGATAGATCTTGCGGATATTACTGGTGTTGATTTATATCATGTCGAGAACCAAGCTCAACGAGTCGTTTCGGATGACCCGAGCGGGCTGATGTTGATTCAAGGAGAAATTATTTCGCAGTCTTATTGGGACAGTGTTGCTGAAGAAATCAATGAGAGGCTTCAAGAATGCAGTCAAATTTCATTGGCGGAAATCGCAGCTAACTTGAATGTTGGCTCTGAACTTGTGGCTTCCATGTTGGAAGCTCGCCTCGGAACTCTG GTGAAAGGTAGGCTTGAAGGTGGACAATTGTATACACCAGCTTATGTTACTCGTGTTAGCGCCATGGTTCGTGGTGCTGCGAGGGGTGTTACAGTTCCTACAAATTTGTCTTTTTTGTGGGGAACCCTGCAGCAGTTGTTGCAAGCAATGGATGGAGCTGGTGGTGTGGCTACTGAAAGTTCATTTTTCCAATCCTTATTTAATGGGCTGGCGAAGGAAGGGGAGATTCTTGGATCACTTCGAGCAGGAGTTCATTGGACTCCAACT GTGTTTGCCACTGCTCAAAGGGAGTGTGtagattctttcttttctcag AATTCTTTTATCAGCTATGATACCCTGCAAAAGCTTGGAATTTCCCAGCCTGTTCAGTTCTTGCAG TCCAGATATGCTGAAGGTATACCTCTGGTAACTGCATTTGCTCATCCCTCCATGATTGAGATGTTGGATGCTGCTGTTGAGGATGCTATTGACCGTAGTAGCTG GATTGATTCCCTTTCTGTATTACCCACTTCTTTTGGATCCCAAGATGCTTCGAAGATTTTGTCGCATTGTAATTCTGTTCAGTCAGCACTCAAG GGTAATAAAGGAATGATCCTGGGGGATTCATATGTATTTAGCAATGGTTTTATCAAG GATGTTTATGGTCGGATGGAGAAAGAGCTGGAGGTCTTTAGGCTCTCAGGTTCCTCTGGTGTTATACTGAGTGATGACTTTCATTTGGTCATGGAAGCTAAAACTAGAACTGATTCCGGCCGGTCTGGTGAAGtaaatgagaaaaagaagaaaaaggggaaATCATCTGGAGCAAGAACTGAAATCCTTATAGATGATGAGGAAATTATTCCTTTGAAATCTAAGAAAAACCAAAGGAAAGGCAAGGAGGCATCTTTAGTCCTTTCTGATACAAAAAAGGGAACTAAGAAAGATTTAGCTAGAACGCAAGAGGATGATCTTAACATTCCTTCTGATGATTGGATAATGCAAAAGATCCTGACTCTGGTTCCTGATTTTGAAGAGCAAG GTTTGGAAGATCCACAGACAATTCTTGGACCTTTAGCTAACTATATGAGACCTATGTTAATTAGTTCCttaaaggagaaaagaaagacattattttcagaaaattCTGGGAAAATGAAGCACCTGCTTGATAATTTACAAAAGAAGCTTGATGAG GCTTTCTTAAATATGCAACTGTATGAAAAGGCACTAGATTTATTTGAGGATGACCAATCAACCTCT GCTGTCTTGCACAGGCATTTGTTAAGAACAATGGCTGCTTCTATTGGAGATATGCTTTTTCATAACCTG GACATGCACAACAAATTGAAGAACGGAATTAATGTTGAAGAGTCTCCAAATTCAGAATCTATCACGCTTGGTTCTGCAGAAAGAACTGCTCTT GCAAAAAGCTTTCCAGGATCCCTTTCAAAAAAGGCTCTTGCAGTAGTTGAAGCTTTGGAAGGGAAG CGGGTGGAAGCTTTCATGACTTCACTAAGAGAGCTGGCAGAGGAGAG TGGGTTGCTCTTGAAAAAGCTTGACAAGAAATTGGAAAGAACTCTTCTGCACTCATACCGCAAG GATTTGACAGCTCAAGTTTCTGCTGAAACTGATCCAGTTCTTCTTCTGCCTAAAGTTGTTTCCCTGCTTTATATTCAG GTTCGCAATAAAGCTCTTCAGGCCCCCGGAAGGGCCATTTCTGTAGCTGTTTCTCGATTGAAG GACAAACTAGATGATTCAGCATTCAAGATCCTGACAGAATATCAAACTGCTGCAGTAACACTTCTATCGCTTTTATCTGCTTCAACTGGTGAT GAAGAAGACTGTACATCTGACAGGATTTTAAGTAAAAGGGAGCTTCTGGGGAACTTGATGCCAGCATTGAAAGGCCTAGTTTTGGGAACCGCTCAATCTTGA
- the LOC118045660 gene encoding receptor-like protein kinase HERK 1, which produces MMGSVGSRRFICVLLSILSLVCLSSGFTPVDNYLIDCGSLTNTTVGNRVFVADNSASNFLSTPKNTFANASISVTSGDDSPLYQTARIFDGTSKYTFLINQPGRHWIRLYFYPFVSGSYNMSNASFGVSTLNYAFLSNFSVKASVVKEFSVNVTSKNLVITITPSGNSFAFLNALEVVSVPDELITDDGETFNPVGSFKGLSWQALETVHRVNMGGPTVSFENDTLGRTWVPDQSFLIQDNLAINVSNIAAVRYVAGWATQDSAPNAVYGTATRMNSDNNPSSNFNVTWEFNVQPGFQYLVRFHFCDIVSRNLNDLYFNVYIDSWLVAGVDPSSIANILAVAFYMDFVTAAMVSNKLRVSIGPTNTISGAYPNAILNGLEIMKMNNSLGSLSGTAPAVANSSSKKNVGVIVGLSIGALILAVVAGIFIMFCRKRRRLARQGHSKTWMPFSISGGNSHTMGSKYSNGTATSLGYNLGYRIPFVAVQEATNSFDESWVIGIGGFGKVYRGVLNDGTKVAVKRGNPRSQQGLAEFQTEIEMLSQFRHRHLVSLIGYCDEKNEMILIYEYMENGTLKSHLYGSGSPTLSWKDRLEICIGAARGLHYLHTGYAKAVIHRDVKSANILLDENLMAKVADFGLSKTGPEIDQTHVSTAVKGSFGYLDPEYFRRQQLTEKSDVYSFGVVLLEVLCARPVIDPSLPREMVNLAEWAMKWQKRGQLEQIIDAALVGKIRPDSLRKFGETAEKCLADFGVDRPSMGDILWNLEYALQLQEAVLPGDPEENSTNMIGELSPQINNFSHNDDSVSAAQFEASSVDGLSGVSMSRVFSQLVKSEGR; this is translated from the coding sequence ATGATGGGCAGTGTAGGATCTAGACGTTTCATTTGTGTACTTTTGTCAATCTTAAGCTTGGTATGTTTATCTAGTGGATTCACTCCTGTAGACAATTATCTTATAGACTGCGGATCACTCACCAATACTACAGTAGGTAACCGTGTTTTTGTTGCTGATAACTCTGCCTCCAACTTTCTTTCAACCCCGAAAAACACTTTTGCAAATGCTTCAATATCTGTCACTTCTGGGGATGATTCACCACTCTATCAAACAGCAAGAATCTTTGATGGAACCTCAAAGTACACCTTTTTGATTAACCAACCTGGGAGGCATTGGATTCGTCTATATTTCTATCCATTTGTTAGTGGTAGTTACAACATGAGCAATGCGAGTTTTGGTGTTTCCACCCTAAACTATGCCTTCCTCAGCAATTTCAGTGTGAAGGCTTCTGTTGTTAAAGAATTTTCAGTTAATGTAACCTCAAAGAACCTTGTTATCACCATCACTCCTTCAGGCAATTCATTTGCCTTCTTAAATGCCTTGGAAGTCGTTTCAGTTCCTGATGAGCTCATTACAGATGATGGTGAAACTTTTAATCCAGTGGGGAGTTTCAAAGGCCTGTCCTGGCAGGCTCTGGAGACTGTTCATAGGGTGAACATGGGTGGACCAACAGTTTCCTTCGAGAATGATACCCTTGGGAGAACTTGGGTTCCTGACCAAAGTTTTCTCATCCAAGATAATCTTGCTATCAACGTGTCCAATATTGCAGCTGTAAGGTATGTAGCTGGTTGGGCAACACAAGATTCTGCTCCGAATGCTGTTTATGGTACTGCCACTAGAATGAACTCAGATAATAATCCCAGCAGCAACTTCAATGTGACCTGGGAGTTCAACGTGCAGCCAGGGTTTCAGTATCTTGTTAGGTTTCACTTCTGTGATATAGTAAGTAGAAATCTTAACGACCTCTACTTCAATGTTTACATTGACTCCTGGCTTGTTGCTGGTGTGGATCCAAGCTCTATTGCAAATATTTTGGCTGTTgcattttatatggattttgttactGCAGCAATGGTTAGCAATAAACTTCGTGTGAGTATTGGTCCAACTAACACTATTAGCGGTGCCTACCCCAATGCAATTCTAAATGGGTTGGAGATCATGAAAATGAACAACTCGTTGGGTAGCCTTAGTGGGACAGCTCCTGCAGTTGCAAATTCAAGTTCGAAGAAGAATGTTGGTGTGATAGTGGGATTGAGCATCGGAGCACTTATCCTAGCGGTGGTGGCTGGTATTTTCATTATGTTCTGCAGAAAGAGAAGAAGGCTGGCACGCCAAGGCCATTCTAAGACGTGGATGCCTTTTTCCATCAGTGGAGGAAATTCTCACACCATGGGTAGTAAATACTCGAACGGAACAGCCACTAGTCTTGGTTATAATTTGGGGTATCGCATTCCTTTTGTGGCAGTTCAAGAGGCAACAAACAGTTTTGATGAGAGTTGGGTTATTGGCATTGGTGGTTTTGGAAAGGTATACAGGGGAGTTTTAAATGATGGCACAAAAGTGGCTGTTAAAAGGGGAAATCCACGCTCCCAACAGGGACTTGCAGAGTTCCAGACTGAAATTGAGATGCTCTCTCAGTTCCGGCATCGCCATCTGGTTTCATTGATTGGGTACTGTGATGAAAAGAATGAGATGATCTTGATTTATGAATACATGGAGAATGGAACTCTCAAGAGTCATCTCTATGGCTCAGGTTCTCCCACCTTGAGTTGGAAGGACAGGCTTGAGATATGTATTGGAGCAGCTAGAGGACTCCATTATCTTCACACTGGATATGCAAAAGCAGTTATTCATCGTGATGTAAAGTCTGCTAACATATTGCTTGATGAGAATCTCATGGCCAAAGTAGCTGATTTTGGGCTTTCAAAGACAGGACCTGAAATTGATCAGACCCATGTGAGCACAGCAGTGAAGGGGAGTTTTGGATACCTCGATCCTGAGTATTTTAGAAGGCAACAACTGACAGAGAAATCAGATGTTTATTCCTTCGGGGTGGTGTTGCTTGAAGTTCTTTGTGCCAGACCTGTTATAGATCCCTCCCTCCCAAGAGAAATGGTTAACTTAGCTGAATGGGCAATGAAATGGCAGAAGAGAGGGCAGTTGGAACAAATAATAGACGCCGCTCTTGTGGGAAAAATTAGACCAGATTCACTTAGGAAGTTTGGAGAAACCGCTGAGAAATGCTTAGCTGACTTTGGGGTTGACAGGCCTTCTATGGGAGATATCTTGTGGAATCTGGAGTATGCCCTTCAACTGCAAGAAGCAGTTTTACCAGGCGATCCTGAAGAAAACAGTACAAATATGATCGGCGAGCTCTCTCCACAAATCAACAATTTCAGCCACAATGATGATAGTGTATCTGCTGCACAGTTCGAAGCCTCAAGTGTGGATGGCCTCTCAGGTGTTTCAATGAGTAGGGTATTCTCACAGCTGGTGAAGTCTGAGGGCAGATGA